From one Sylvia atricapilla isolate bSylAtr1 chromosome 17, bSylAtr1.pri, whole genome shotgun sequence genomic stretch:
- the PISD gene encoding phosphatidylserine decarboxylase proenzyme, mitochondrial isoform X3, translated as MPEQAEEREVEEKRLSLATAVTLTMCQSNTLQGPELHTGKWLQFPQLALRRRLGQLSCMSRPALKLRSWPLTILYYLLPFGALKPLTRVGWRPMSRVALYKSVPTRLLSRAWGRLNQVELPTWLRKPVYSLYIWTFGVNMKEAAVEDLHHYRNLSEFFRRKLKPQARPVCCVHSVISPSDGKILNFGQVKNCEVEQVKGVTYSLESFLGPRISTEEMHFSQAPPGNSFQQQLVTKEGNELYHCVIYLAPGDYHCFHSPTDWTVSHRRHFPGSLMSVNPGVARWIKELFCHNERVVLTGDWKHGFFSLTAVGATNVGSIRIYFDQDLHTNSPSYSKGSYNDFSFISNNNKEGIPMRKGEHLGEFNLGSTIVLIFEAPKDFKFNLKAGQKIRFGEALGSL; from the exons ATGCCGGAGCaagcagaggaaagagaggTAGAGGAGAAAAGACTGAGCCTTGCAACAGCCGTCACCCTGACGATGTGTCAGTCAAACACCCTGCAGGGAccagagctgcacacagggaAATG GTTGCAATTCCCCCAGCTGGCCCTGAGGCGAAGGTTGGGCCAGCTGAGCTGTATGTCTAGGCCTGCTCTGAAACTCCGTTCTTGGCCTCTGACTATTCTCTATTACCTTCTGCCTTTCGGTGCTCTTAAACCCTTGACCAGAGTGGGATGGAGGCCTATGAGCAGG GTGGCCCTGTACAAGTCTGTCCCGACCCGGCTGCTGTCCCGGGCCTGGGGACGCCTCAACCAGGTGGAGCTGCCCACGTGGCTGCGGAAGCCGGTGTACAGCCTGTACATCTGGACCTTCGGGGTGAACATGAAGGAGGCGGCTGTGGAGGATCTGCACCACTACAGGAACCTCAGCGAGTTCTTCCGCAGGAAGCTGAAGCCGCAGGCGCGGCCGGTCTGCTGCGTGCACAGTGTG ATTAGTCCCTCTGATGGAAAGATCCTTAATTTCGGTCAGGTAAAAAACTGTGAAGTGGAGCAAGTAAAAGGGGTCACTTATTCTCTGGAATCTTTCTTGGGACCTCGCATCTCCACAGAGGAAATGCATTTTAGTCAGG ccccaccTGGTAACTCTTTTCAGCAACAGCTTGTCACAAAGGAGGGGAATGAGCTCTACCACTGTGTGATTTACCTTGCACCAGGGGATTATCACTGCTTCCACTCGCCCACGGACTGGACGGTGTCACACCGACGGCATTTCCCAG GCTCTCTGATGTCTGTCAATCCCGGAGTTGCTCGCTGGATCAAGGAACTGTTCTGCCACAATGAACGGGTTGTCCTTACAGGTGACTGGAAGCATGGCTTTTTCTCCTTAACAGCTGTAGGAGCAACAAACGTGGGCTCCATCCGCATCTACTTCGACCAG GACTTGCACACAAACAGCCCAAGTTACTCCAAAGGTTCCTACAATGACTTCAGCTTCATATCCAACAACAATAAGGAAGGAATCCCCATGAGGAAAGGGGAACATTTAGGGGAATTTAACTTAGGCTCTACGATCGTACTAATCTTTGAGGCACCCAAGGACTTCAAATTCAACCTCAAAGCTGGACAGAAAATCCGCTT
- the PISD gene encoding phosphatidylserine decarboxylase proenzyme, mitochondrial isoform X1 translates to MVRCYKALSNPPPSCYNLRKVKIHVRRLRSGHGGSSSCAGDQHPQLQSPGPAASAGGTPSRRTRFRLQFPQLALRRRLGQLSCMSRPALKLRSWPLTILYYLLPFGALKPLTRVGWRPMSRVALYKSVPTRLLSRAWGRLNQVELPTWLRKPVYSLYIWTFGVNMKEAAVEDLHHYRNLSEFFRRKLKPQARPVCCVHSVISPSDGKILNFGQVKNCEVEQVKGVTYSLESFLGPRISTEEMHFSQAPPGNSFQQQLVTKEGNELYHCVIYLAPGDYHCFHSPTDWTVSHRRHFPGSLMSVNPGVARWIKELFCHNERVVLTGDWKHGFFSLTAVGATNVGSIRIYFDQDLHTNSPSYSKGSYNDFSFISNNNKEGIPMRKGEHLGEFNLGSTIVLIFEAPKDFKFNLKAGQKIRFGEALGSL, encoded by the exons ATGGTGAGATGCTACAAAGCTTTATCTAACCCTCCACCCTCTTGCTACAACCTCCGCAAAGTTAAGATTCATGTCCGGAGGCTGCGTTCAGGGCacggcggcagcagcagctgtgccgGGGaccagcacccacagctgcagagtCCAGGCCCGGCTGCCTCTGCCGGTGGGACACCAAGTAGGAGAACTCGTTTCAG GTTGCAATTCCCCCAGCTGGCCCTGAGGCGAAGGTTGGGCCAGCTGAGCTGTATGTCTAGGCCTGCTCTGAAACTCCGTTCTTGGCCTCTGACTATTCTCTATTACCTTCTGCCTTTCGGTGCTCTTAAACCCTTGACCAGAGTGGGATGGAGGCCTATGAGCAGG GTGGCCCTGTACAAGTCTGTCCCGACCCGGCTGCTGTCCCGGGCCTGGGGACGCCTCAACCAGGTGGAGCTGCCCACGTGGCTGCGGAAGCCGGTGTACAGCCTGTACATCTGGACCTTCGGGGTGAACATGAAGGAGGCGGCTGTGGAGGATCTGCACCACTACAGGAACCTCAGCGAGTTCTTCCGCAGGAAGCTGAAGCCGCAGGCGCGGCCGGTCTGCTGCGTGCACAGTGTG ATTAGTCCCTCTGATGGAAAGATCCTTAATTTCGGTCAGGTAAAAAACTGTGAAGTGGAGCAAGTAAAAGGGGTCACTTATTCTCTGGAATCTTTCTTGGGACCTCGCATCTCCACAGAGGAAATGCATTTTAGTCAGG ccccaccTGGTAACTCTTTTCAGCAACAGCTTGTCACAAAGGAGGGGAATGAGCTCTACCACTGTGTGATTTACCTTGCACCAGGGGATTATCACTGCTTCCACTCGCCCACGGACTGGACGGTGTCACACCGACGGCATTTCCCAG GCTCTCTGATGTCTGTCAATCCCGGAGTTGCTCGCTGGATCAAGGAACTGTTCTGCCACAATGAACGGGTTGTCCTTACAGGTGACTGGAAGCATGGCTTTTTCTCCTTAACAGCTGTAGGAGCAACAAACGTGGGCTCCATCCGCATCTACTTCGACCAG GACTTGCACACAAACAGCCCAAGTTACTCCAAAGGTTCCTACAATGACTTCAGCTTCATATCCAACAACAATAAGGAAGGAATCCCCATGAGGAAAGGGGAACATTTAGGGGAATTTAACTTAGGCTCTACGATCGTACTAATCTTTGAGGCACCCAAGGACTTCAAATTCAACCTCAAAGCTGGACAGAAAATCCGCTT